In a genomic window of Rhinopithecus roxellana isolate Shanxi Qingling chromosome 2, ASM756505v1, whole genome shotgun sequence:
- the PIGY gene encoding phosphatidylinositol N-acetylglucosaminyltransferase subunit Y codes for MFLSLPTLTVLIPLVSLTGLFYSASVEENFPQGCTSTASLCFYSLLLPITIPVYVFFHLWTWMGIKLFRHN; via the coding sequence ATGTTTCTGTCTCTTCCTACATTGACTGTTCTTATTCCACTGGTTTCTTTAACAGGACTGTTCTACTCAGCCTCTGTGGAAGAAAACTTCCCACAGGGCTGCACTAGCACAGCCAGCCTTTGCTTTTACAGCCTGCTCTTGCCTATTACCATACCAGTGTATGTATTCTTCCACCTTTGGACTTGGATGGGTATTAAACTCTTCAGGCATAATTGA
- the PYURF gene encoding protein preY, mitochondrial — protein MLSGARGRLASALQGTSAAPYAVACRCLHASGSRPLAHQSNKTEEPPRAFDPALLEFLVCPLSKKPLRYEASTNELINEELGIAYPIIDGIPNMIPQAARMTHQSKKQEEVEQR, from the exons ATGCTGAGCGGAGCACGCGGCAGGCTCGCCTCAGCGCTGCAGGGAACTAGCGCAGCGCCGTACGCGGTCGCCTGTAGGTGTCTGCATGCGTCGGGGTCGCGGCCTTTGGCCCATCAGAGCAACAAGACGGAGGAGCCGCCTCGCGCCTTCGATCCGGCGCTGCTGGAGTTCCTGGTGTGCCCGCTCTCCAAGAAGCCGCTCAG ATATGAAGCATCAACAAATGAATTGATTAATGAAGAGTTGGGAATAGCTTATCCAATCATTGATGGGATTCCTAATATGATACCACAGGCAGCTAGGATGACGCATCAAAGTAAGAAGCAGGAAGAAGTGGAGCAGCGCtag